A single window of Liolophura sinensis isolate JHLJ2023 chromosome 6, CUHK_Ljap_v2, whole genome shotgun sequence DNA harbors:
- the LOC135466539 gene encoding actin-related protein 2-A: protein MDSQGRKVVVCDNGTGFVKCGRAGSNFPDHIFPSLVGRPIIRSQQKVGDIVVKDLMVGDEASQLRSMLEVNYPMENGIVRNWDDMIHLYDYTFGKEKMNINPKNTKILLTEPPMNPMKNREKMIEVMFEKYQFEGVYIAIQAVLTLYAQGLLTGVVVDSGDGVTHICPVYDGFALPHLTRRLDIAGRDITRYLIKLLLLRGYAFNHSADFETVRMMKESLCYVGYDVDQEQKLALETTVLVESYTLPDGRIIKVGGERFGAPEALFQPHLINVEKVGVAELLFNTIQAADIDTRPDFYKHIVLSGGSTMYPGLPSRLEREIKQLYLERVLKGDTTKLSKFKIRIEDPPRRKHMVFLGGAVLAEIMKDKDTFWMTRQEYQEKGMRVLEKMGVSPA, encoded by the exons ATGGATAGCCAAGGGAGGAAAGTGGTTGTCTGTGACAATGGCACAGGG TTTGTGAAGTGTGGACGGGCAGGATCTAACTTCCCTGACCATATCTTCCCATCTCTGGTAGGCAGACCTATCATTAGATCACAACAGAAAGTAGGGGATATTGTCGTCAAG GATTTAATGGTTGGAGATGAAGCCAGTCAATTGAGGTCGATGTTGGAAGTGAACTACCCCATGGAGAATGGGATCGTTAGGAACTGGGATGACATGATTCACCTGTATGACTACACCTTTGGGAAGGAAAAGATGAACATTAACCCCAAAAACACAAAGATTCTACTCACAGAACCTCCCATGAACCCCATGAAAAACCGAGAAAAGATGATAGAG gtTATGTTTGAAAAGTACCAATTTGAAGGAGTGTACATTGCAATCCAGGCTGTCCTCACACTTTATGCACAGG GTTTGTTAACGGGTGTTGTGGTGGACTCTGGAGATGGTGTCACGCATATATGTCCTGTCTATGACGGATTTGCTCTCCCGCATTTGACGAGGAGATTAGACATCGCTGGCAGAGACATCACTCGTTATTTGATAAAG TTACTGTTACTACGAGGTTATGCATTCAACCACTCTGCAGACTTTGAGACAGTTCGAATGATGAAGGAAAGCCTGTGCTACGTAGGCTATGATGTTGACCAGGAACAGAAACTTGCCTTAGAAACTACTGTTCTAGTGGAATCGTACACA ttacCAGATGGGCGCATCATAAAAGTTGGCGGAGAGAGATTTGGTGCTCCAGAAGCCCTTTTCCAGCCTCATTTAATCAATGTAGAAAAAGTGGGTGTGGCAGAGTTACTGTTCAACACAATACAGGCAGCAGATATAGACACAAGACCAGACTTTTATAAACACATAGTCCTGTCTGGTGGTTCCACCATGTACCCTGGCCTGCCCAGTCGACTGGAGAGGGAAATAAAACAGCTTTACCTGGAGAGAGTGCTGAAGGGAGACACTACAAAGTTATCG aaattcAAAATTCGCATAGAGGACCCACCCCGAAGAAAGCACATGGTGTTCCTGGGAGGTGCTGTTTTGGCCGAAATTATGAAAGATAAGGACACGTTTTGGATGACGAGGCAGGAATACCAGGAGAAAGGGATGAGGGTTCTGGAGAAAATGGGCGTGTCTCCAGCATAA